TGATATAAAGAACATCTTCATAGCGATTCAATTCCTCCATAAACTCAAATAACGGAAGATACTTTACTTGTTTACCGGTTCCAATAACAACATCTTGCTCTTTATCCAATGACATTGAATAGTCAAACACACGAAATTTTCCCTTGTTAATTATTTCGAATATCCTTTTAATACTATTGCAAGCATATAGCATTGTTACACCTTTTGCGAAATATACATCTGTTTCTATTTGCATATCAGACAATTCAAGGTAAGTGTCAATTGTATATTCTTGGTGCATAACTTTGGACAATCGATTAAAAAAGGGAGAAATATCGACACCAAACCATTTAACTGAATGTAAATCAACGGGATAATAATTAATTTTTAGCGCCTTTAACAGTTGCTGATAAAATTCCATCCCTTCGATACACCCAAAAAGTGTTTGCCCCAGTTCAAAAAAAGATAACGTTTCTTTTTGACAGCATTGCTGAATGGTGGATAGCGCAAGGAGCTTACTCAAATTAATAACCGCATCATCCTTATGATATACATCTGCGTTATAGATATTAAATGCTTTGTCGAGCGAACCATAGAGCAATGCGTCCTGCATAGAAAGATATGCATAGATATCATTTGAATATCGAGCATGCATTAACCAGTCATATGCTTTATCGTGAAGACGAAAATCCCAGATGTGTTTCTTCCCGGCTGGAACATCAATTGATCCAAACTCCAAATATGTTATTGATGCATTATTATTCATTCCATAAAAATTTTGTTTTTCCATGTCTTTTCTATTGGTTTATTTCAAATATCCCTGATGGTTTATTAGGATCATACAACGTATTTATTCTGATGACTGCTAGATGCCTTAATAATGGATGCATTATAAAATATGCATTCCCTTCTTTATGTTGTGAGGGACATATTTCAATACGGTTTTCTGCACTATATTTTTGTAGTACTTTTTTTAATGTATAACTTCTTATGTACGGATCAATAATATAGTCTACGAATAATGGTTGCTCCGGTTTGATTAAATAGTTGATGCAGAATTTTGAAGCTGCTATGTTTGGACCTGTATCAATGTTTTTATCCATAATGATCGCAGTCGAGCCCAATGTATTCTCGGTAAGGATACTATAATAAAAACATGTACTTCCTCTATATTCAGGGATGCTACCTGGATGTAAATGAATGAATGTTTTCCCCAGCATGAACATGTGTTCTGACAGAATACCGCCTCCCGTAAATAAAAAATATTTGTTACTGCATTGATGTAGACATGCCTGGATTTCTTCATCGTTAATATCCGATGACTTTGCTTTAATTACCGTAGCTCCCGTATGTTCAATACTGTTGATCAGATCCGGATCTATTCTAAAGAATGCATCAGAATATCTAAAGAGTTTGTCTTCCTCCATTAATTTGTCCAGTCCAGGAATCCCCACAGGTATAATAACAACTTCGCTTGGCCATACTCCTAATTCTTGGAAAACATTTAAATACGCAATGCTTCTTACAGAGGGCAAGAGTAACATTCCAATATTTAACAAACTAGCGCCCATAGATCGAATTAATAATGTTTTGTTCACATAGAATAGAATAAAAAATTAAATTATTATATTCTGGTTTGATTTCCCATTCCGAAAAAAGGATCAGATCATTGAGCTTAACCACAGTATTTAAATCATTATAATTATTATTTTGCATAAACCTTATTGATAAATTGATCGACAATAGAGCATATACTTTTAAGTCTTTAAAGAAATCAGAATTCTTTTTGAATTCCTTATTGTATACATTGAAAATTCGACCAAATACTTCAAATTTTTTTTGATACTTATCAAGTATATTATTTACCGCTAATGTTTGGTGCTCCTTTTTGGTAAGATACACATAACACTTCTTCAGTAGCGGAAATGTTGCATAACCTTCCTTTGTATCAAATATCTCAGAGACACCTGTGAAATATTCATTTGATATTGCACGCGTAATCACCTCTAAATTGTTAAAGATTAGCAACTGCTCTCTAAGGTCTATATTATGACATTCTCTCACTTTTTTCCTCCTGATTTCAAGGAAGCCACTGATATAGTGAGCAATATCAATTGGTGCGAAGGAATATTTGTCTCGTAAAAAAGTGTCAGCTTTCATTATTCAAAAAATTTATTGCTGATTTTGCCATCTTGTATTTGGTTCAGCATAATCTCATAATCATCATTGGTATCGAATTCCAACCAGCCTCCATCTGATACGATTGGCTGGATAATGTTACCTTCCAAAATGAGTTCATTCAGGAGGTCGGTCATATAACCGTTTCTGAAAGTTTTGCCTGATTGTATCCATGATTCGTTTGTCGCTTTTTTATTTTCATACATTTTTAACGTTTTCATCGTACCAGTTTTCGATAATTTTATCATACCGATATACCTGTAATCAATTCCCTTGGATGAGGCGACAGGCTTACCGAGTTCGACGATCTTGTCATCTTTGATAGTCAGCGACTCAAGATCATTTTCGGTAGTACCATATCTCATCGCCCAATATTCTTTCCATGATTTATCAACAGCAACACCTATATCACCCTTATAGGTAGATGTCAAATTAAGTAATTCATCGGTGAATAAAATATCCGAATAAGTGATAAGCATTTCCGAATCCATTATCTCTCTGGCACATAACATCGATTCCACCATATTGGTAATACCGTAATTAGGATTGTGATAATACTTTATTCCTGGATAATTTATTTTATCTTTCATATAACCAGTCACAATATTAATATCATCAATACCGGCTTTTCTAAATCTGCAAATTTGCCATTCTATTAAAGTTTTACCATTAAATTCAAGCATTCCCTTAGGAAGGTTTTTTGTATACTTTGCCAGTCTTTTGCCTTCACCAGCGGCCAATATAAGAGCTTTCATAATATTCCTTTTTACCACCATTTACCATTATCAATAAAATATTTAAATAGTTGTTTCTGAATAAAATTATTTGATCCTTTTCTTTCAGGATGCCATTGTATCCCAAGCAATGGTTTATTCTTGAGATAAAATCCTTCTATCACGCCGTCTGTGGCTATCGCAAATGGTATTAAATCCGATCCCAAGGTGGATTTTATTATTCCATGATTATGAAACGAATTAACTTTTGAAGTCCTTGACTTGTTCAGAAATTCCAGATTATTGTCAAGAATCTTAATACTATGATTCGTGGCAACATGATTTATTCCACCATCGATGTTTTCTTTTAAAAAAGGAATAAGTTTTCCACCTTTATATATATTAACAAATTGAAAGCCTCTGCATACGGCTAAAGTTGGAATATCGTTTTTAATTGCCCATTCAAGCAACAATAACTCTGATTTGTCTCTTGCAGGATTAAATTTAGGTTCAAAGTATTTAGGATTATGATAATATTTCCTCCTGAAATCTTCTCCATTCGTAAGTACCAGGATATCGATGTCGGCTTTTTTAATATATAATACAGGATCACGTAATGCATTGGGAATCAGTATTGGATAGAGACCTGATTTATCTAAAAATCTGATCCAGTCATAACTTATTGAGTCCCTCTCTTCAAAGTAGCTGGTTGCATTTGAACTCCTCAAAGTCAGACCTATTCTATAATGAGATAACATATTTCCCTGCACAATTTAATTCTATAGAATTGGATTTTATTAATTGATTAAATAATTCTTCACCGCAACCAATAGCCGCAGGTATACCAAATTCATTAGCCCGGATTGTCATATGTGAGGCTGCGCCTCCAAACATTGTTATCAATCCACTAATATTATGTGCAAATATCCAATCAAAACCTGGATCTGCACTTTCAATCATAACTATTTTTCCAGTTATAATCCTCGGTTCAATCAGTGAACTTATTAGTACAGGACTACCGATCACTTTTTTTAATGTAACAAAGTTTGGACGTGACGTGGGTATGTTAATGACATATATATCATTTAATGAATTTATTATATATGGCAATTTTATGCTGAGTGAAGAATCATAATCATATTTAGATAATTTAATTTCTTCTGACAATAAATGTTCTAATTTTTTAAAAGATATTGTATTTGCAAAATCAATAATTGTATTTATATCTACAAACGCCATATCCTCCCTGGTAAAAGAAAATATTTCCCCGAGCTCGACAATCATTTTCAACACACTGCTGACAGTCTTTGTAAATTCAAATTTGCTATATTCTCTTTGGATTATTGAAGCATGGATGAAATTAAATAGTTGTTCCACATTAAAAGAGAATTCGTTTTCTTCAATTAATGATTCAATATTTTTCTTTTCCAAAGAGGTCAAACGAAATGATTTAATAGATTTTTCCTTTGTTACTCCTTTACTTGTAGCTTTATTTCTTATTCCCGTCCCAAAATATTGGTCATAATTTTCATCATATCTTAATGAGGTTATATCATATGTTCCAGGTCTGAGATGGCCGTATTTCTCTAAAAATAATGTTTTGGAAATATCGCCAGCAATAACCGCATCTAAATCTGAGATTAAATCACTAGCAACTGACTCAATTGAATGCAATAGTTCATTTCGACGCTCAAGTGAAAGAGCATCTCTTTCCACAAGAGACTGCAACATTGAATTTCCGATAAATGCATATCTTGCAAGAATTGAGAATGGAATTGTACCTAATTCTATACAAGAATTGAGCATAATATTAATTATCGATGGTATCCTGGAGGTATCTGAAATATCTGACGAATATATTTTCCTCAATAATTCAAGTTGCTTTACTTTATTAATTAGTATTTCTATAGTGTCAAATTTACCGCTAATAATATTATTGGTAAGTGCAAATAAACTACCTTTGAACTTCTTTATTTCATTTAAAGAAAATGAGTTCTGATAAAATGCATTGAACTTATTGTCAAAATTAAAATCGAGACATGTAAAACATATCTCAAATTCAACTTTGTCGTGTAAATCAGGATTATTTGAAAGGCGAACAAGATATTCATTAACAATTTTTTTTGACAGTGACGGTTCTAAGTCTGCAGGTAAAAATGAATTAAAGCTATTCCTGACATCAACATAAGGATGCCCCATAATATTAACCATCAGGTTTGCAGGTGAAACATCTTTATAACCAATTCTAGCTCGAGAAATCCTCCAGGCAGATTTCATTATTAGATAATCATATAATGTGTAAGCCAATTGTTTTGGATGAATTCCGATCATTTCAGCGGGATTCCAATCGGACATATCCGCGAAAATTGTTTTATCACCAAATAGGAAGGAAGTATGATTAAATTTGTTTTGCAAAAAACTTTTAATATTAACAATAGCACTGGAATTATCACTTAAAAAACCACTTTTGTCAAATTCATCTGACTTAGTTATTGGCCTCACCTGCAGAATATATATTGATTCGTGATTATCAATTGCAAATTCAATATCAAGGGAGTCATAATTGACTATTTCTTCAATTTCTTTTACGGCCTCTAGTAGCTTTTTAAGGCCTATATTTTCAGGATATATTGGTGAATAACGATTGACAAGCACTGTTTTGAAATGATTTGATCTTCCGCTAGTTACAGAATCAGTTATTTCTGAAGTATCATCATAGTTAATGATATAATAAGGGGCACCCGTTTCTATATCCCGGGTAAAGATGACTCCACTCATAACTACATTTTTAACCATTTGCTGAACTAATATTTGGTTCTCTAGGTAGTAATTGTTCCCCTTTAAGTCATAACTCAAAACCACCTTTTTTACTGAATCATATATCTGCTGAGGATTTTTCGAATCAACATTTAAAACGCTTTCAAAAGCACCTGCTAACGACTCCTCAAATGAATCTTCATTTATTGCGCTACTTCTTATTGCTATTTTTTCTGGTGAAAACATTTTTGAAATTGCCGCTACAATTTCATCCGGATTCTTTTTCCACATTCCAACTGTAAAATATTCTTGTTTACAAAACAGTCCTTTTTTCAGCAAAAGCGATAGTCTGCTCAGGGTTTGGCTTTTTGTACCCAGAACAAATCTCACTAAACCGCCGGCTGAATCGATTTCCTTCCATTCCTTTCCAATATCGACAGCTGTTATATTATTTTTTTGTTTAATTAAATAACGCAAGAGGTCTGTTAGAAATCCATTCTTTATGTCATTTGCCTGCTCAAATGGCTGCCTTAAAAATTTTGGATATTCTATATTTAGAAACTCAGATAATATTCCGGTACACTTTTCGCTAAGGTAAGCCAAACCGATAAATTCACCTATTATATTTTCGGAAATATTTAAAAAACCAATATCAGTCACAGAATTCAGTGAACCTAAAACAAGATTTTTAGAAATACTTTGCCCTTTTCTTATCTTTTGTTTCCAATTCGAGTCAATTGCAATTGTAATAGCATCAGAGGAATTTTCGATTAACTTCCTAACTACATTTGGATAATAAACTATATCAGCATATGATATAAGGAGTGATCCTTTGATATTTCTTCGCCCATGGTACAACGATTCAAGTACACCGGATTTATCCCATTCAGGATTATATACATAATTGAGCCCTGGATATTTTTTACCAATCATATCAATTTGGTAACCACCCACAAACGTAATTTCATTCACGTTGTTAGCATTAAATGCAGCTAATATCCAATCTAAAACTCTATAACCCTCCTGATCGCTTAACAAGGTTTTTGGCTGAGTATTTAAAACATATTGTTTTTCAGGATTCGAGCCAGCACCTAAAATAATAGCATTTATTTTATTGTTCTTAGAGTTCATATGGAT
Above is a genomic segment from Ignavibacteriales bacterium containing:
- a CDS encoding PEP-utilizing enzyme; translation: MNSKNNKINAIILGAGSNPEKQYVLNTQPKTLLSDQEGYRVLDWILAAFNANNVNEITFVGGYQIDMIGKKYPGLNYVYNPEWDKSGVLESLYHGRRNIKGSLLISYADIVYYPNVVRKLIENSSDAITIAIDSNWKQKIRKGQSISKNLVLGSLNSVTDIGFLNISENIIGEFIGLAYLSEKCTGILSEFLNIEYPKFLRQPFEQANDIKNGFLTDLLRYLIKQKNNITAVDIGKEWKEIDSAGGLVRFVLGTKSQTLSRLSLLLKKGLFCKQEYFTVGMWKKNPDEIVAAISKMFSPEKIAIRSSAINEDSFEESLAGAFESVLNVDSKNPQQIYDSVKKVVLSYDLKGNNYYLENQILVQQMVKNVVMSGVIFTRDIETGAPYYIINYDDTSEITDSVTSGRSNHFKTVLVNRYSPIYPENIGLKKLLEAVKEIEEIVNYDSLDIEFAIDNHESIYILQVRPITKSDEFDKSGFLSDNSSAIVNIKSFLQNKFNHTSFLFGDKTIFADMSDWNPAEMIGIHPKQLAYTLYDYLIMKSAWRISRARIGYKDVSPANLMVNIMGHPYVDVRNSFNSFLPADLEPSLSKKIVNEYLVRLSNNPDLHDKVEFEICFTCLDFNFDNKFNAFYQNSFSLNEIKKFKGSLFALTNNIISGKFDTIEILINKVKQLELLRKIYSSDISDTSRIPSIINIMLNSCIELGTIPFSILARYAFIGNSMLQSLVERDALSLERRNELLHSIESVASDLISDLDAVIAGDISKTLFLEKYGHLRPGTYDITSLRYDENYDQYFGTGIRNKATSKGVTKEKSIKSFRLTSLEKKNIESLIEENEFSFNVEQLFNFIHASIIQREYSKFEFTKTVSSVLKMIVELGEIFSFTREDMAFVDINTIIDFANTISFKKLEHLLSEEIKLSKYDYDSSLSIKLPYIINSLNDIYVINIPTSRPNFVTLKKVIGSPVLISSLIEPRIITGKIVMIESADPGFDWIFAHNISGLITMFGGAASHMTIRANEFGIPAAIGCGEELFNQLIKSNSIELNCAGKYVISL
- a CDS encoding phosphocholine cytidylyltransferase family protein, with translation MKALILAAGEGKRLAKYTKNLPKGMLEFNGKTLIEWQICRFRKAGIDDINIVTGYMKDKINYPGIKYYHNPNYGITNMVESMLCAREIMDSEMLITYSDILFTDELLNLTSTYKGDIGVAVDKSWKEYWAMRYGTTENDLESLTIKDDKIVELGKPVASSKGIDYRYIGMIKLSKTGTMKTLKMYENKKATNESWIQSGKTFRNGYMTDLLNELILEGNIIQPIVSDGGWLEFDTNDDYEIMLNQIQDGKISNKFFE
- a CDS encoding gamma-glutamyl-gamma-aminobutyrate hydrolase family protein (Members of this family of hydrolases with an active site Cys residue belong to MEROPS family C26.), which codes for MLSHYRIGLTLRSSNATSYFEERDSISYDWIRFLDKSGLYPILIPNALRDPVLYIKKADIDILVLTNGEDFRRKYYHNPKYFEPKFNPARDKSELLLLEWAIKNDIPTLAVCRGFQFVNIYKGGKLIPFLKENIDGGINHVATNHSIKILDNNLEFLNKSRTSKVNSFHNHGIIKSTLGSDLIPFAIATDGVIEGFYLKNKPLLGIQWHPERKGSNNFIQKQLFKYFIDNGKWW